The following nucleotide sequence is from Petrotoga olearia DSM 13574.
GCTTTTCAGCAATTGTCATAACTATTTCACCCCTTCCAGGCATTATTTCTTTTTGTACCTTTAATATATCTTCTATCGTTATATCTTCCCTTACGTTTAATAGGTAGATCATGCACCCTTCAAACCATTCATGTACCTGTTCTTCTGGTAGTTGGTTTATGTATGCGAATACTATTGCTAATCTTTCTTTAAATTCTTTTTCGGTCATTGCATTTCCTGCTCTCATTGCTTCTAATGCAACTTTCGTCGCTGTTAATCCTATTATCCTTTTTTTCCCTTTGATTGAGAAGTCACATATTTCATATCGGTATGTCGGTAAGTATGTTTTTAGTTCATCTGGTAAATCTTCTATCCCTTGTACCATATTTGATAAGTTTGTTTCTACGTTCCAGACTTCTCTCCCATGGTATATTACTATTGGTATTATTATCGGAACCTTTTTTGTTTTGGGATCGTATTTTTCTTCCCATATGCTCGTAATGTATCTCAACAGTTGAAAGATTACTTTCCCTTCAATGTAGCTTTTGTGTTCCATAAGAATGTATATGTATCCATCTTGTCCTTTTATCTTTGTTTTGTACAACATAATTATACCATATTTGAAGGTGTGCTATTTTATTATCCAACTCCTGTATAATGAGTTTTATAGCGCCCTTCCCCCGCTGCCCACCCATATGGGGAAAAGGATCTTTGATAGCGCCCCTTTGCTCCGCTCCCCACTCAAAAGGAAGTGGGATCTTTACCCTTTCGCTCCGCTGCCTTCCCTTTTATGGAAGGGACTTGCGGTCCCTAACCCAGCGGGTGAGAAGGCTTTACCCGTGCGTATAAAGTTTGAAAAAAATAAGAGAAATTCTGATATAATATGATTAGGTGGAGGAGGTTAAGACATGGCCATCAAAAGAAT
It contains:
- a CDS encoding Rpn family recombination-promoting nuclease/putative transposase, translated to MLYKTKIKGQDGYIYILMEHKSYIEGKVIFQLLRYITSIWEEKYDPKTKKVPIIIPIVIYHGREVWNVETNLSNMVQGIEDLPDELKTYLPTYRYEICDFSIKGKKRIIGLTATKVALEAMRAGNAMTEKEFKERLAIVFAYINQLPEEQVHEWFEGCMIYLLNVREDITIEDILKVQKEIMPGRGEIVMTIAEKLRNEGMEKGKLEERERFIEFIIEILNQRFGEDFDKSLEEKIRKANEETINQIKKNILSITLEELKELLK